From Methylovorus glucosotrophus:
CGTATCCGTCACCGAACGCACTCGTGAAATCGGCATCCGCATGGCGATAGGCGCACGTGAGCGGGATATTTTGATGCAGTTTCTGCTGGAAGCCATTGTGATTTCTATTGTCGGCTGCCTGATTGGCATCGGCATTGGCGTGGGAGGTGCACTCCTCGTCAGCCACATTACCCAGGCTCCGATTGTTGTCTCCAGCCAGTCAATTCTCACCGCGTTTATCGTCGCCGCCACCGTGGGCGTCTTTTTCGGATTCTACCCTGCACGCAAAGCAGCGCAGCTGAACCCGATCGAAGCACTGCGCTTTCAATAACCCACGTTTTCACCGACGTTCGTCACATTTCGCCGGCCTTGCATGCAGACGCATGCAAGGCATCCCGAGCATTTTACGCATGCGTCAAACGGCACTTTCATCGATCAGTACACAAAATTTATACAGATCAGTATTTTCAATGACTTAGCTTAATCCTCGCAAGCTGTTGATCGGAATGCTTTCTTTCACCGCTCAGTTAGGCGTATAGTGCAACGCACGGGTATTCCCATCAACTGCGCAGGAGGATACAAGATGCATCCGCTGACGTTATTCAAGTTGTTTTTCGCCCCCGTGGCTGGCTGGCAATCTCTGCTCCAAGGCCAACCATCCATACACCGGCTTTACCTGTTACACGTTATTCCATTTTCCCTGATTCCCGCGGCCATGCTCTACATCGCGGGCTCCGCCCATAGCTTTGCCTTTCTCGAGCTCATGCCCGGCAACAAGCTGTTACTGGTGTCGATTGCCTTTTTCATTGTGCAGCTCGTGGTCGTGCCCATCATGGCGAGCATCGTCCGGCAGCTGGCAGAAGTAGCCGACATTCATCCGACGTATCGCGAAAGCTTTATCCTGGCGGCAGTAGCCCCTACGCCACTATGGATGGCGCCCATCTTTTTGCTGGTGCCGGATATTTACGTCAATCTGGCCATCGCCTCGCTGGCGATGATGGCTTCCGCCGGATTTATTTATTTCGGGATTCCCACCATTTTCAATATCCGCGACAGCGGACAATCCGCGCTGTTTTTCGGTGCCGTTTTCATGGCAGGCGTGATTGCATGGGGGTTTTTGATGATTTGCACGCTGGTTGTCTGGGGCAGCATCCAGAATCTGCTGGTGAATTAAACCCGCTGTTTTTTTGAGCTGAGTCCTGCGGCTTTTTCTTCACAGGGCTACGCAAGCTGGAATTTTTTATGTAGACTCGCCCTCATTCGCATTCAAAAGTCTCACTTGAATACGGATCAGGCAAGTCAATCAAGGTTATACGTTTTACAAGTTTCAAGATCGTCCAAGTAGTCTTCGCATCAAAAACCGTTCGTCAGAAACGGGGCAATTTGAGGAGAAGCAAGATGGCATCGAACTTTGTAGAAGTAAGCTTTATTGCACGTCCCAACTGCGCCTTGTCTCTCAAGGGCAAGCTCAGCGTTGTTGCGTCCATCGCTCTCCTCTCCCTCGTTATCGCGCTTGTATTCACCATGGCTGGTGCATGGCTGGTCTTGCCTTTTGCCGGACTTGAACTGATCGCTGTCGCTTATGCGTTCTACTTCATCCACCGGCATGCAGCAGACTATGAATCCATCGTGATCAACGAAACCCACCTCGCGATTGAAAAACACGACATCCATACGCACCGCCAGATCGTCATGCAGCGTTACTGGGCCCAGGTCCAGTTGCGCAACCGGCCTTATGGCGAGCAGGCGCTGTTTGTCCGATCGCATGGAAAGGAAGTCGAGCTCGGGCACCGCTTCATGAACAATGAGCAACGCCTGGAACTCGCCCACCAACTACAGCAAGCCATTCAATATGGTCGCTAATCCAATGGGAGCAGGCATGGCAAGGTTACGCATAACAAGAATCTGGCAATGTTTACTGGGCGCTCTTTTGCCCCTGACAGCACACGCGGACTACGCGTGGAATTTTCCAAAACCTGTCACACCGATGGCGCTGGACACCCTGCAGGTACACAACAAGTTCATGATCATCGTCATGGTGATCTTCGTTGTGGTGCTCGGCATCATGATCTACTCCATCGTCATGCATCGCAAAAGCCGCGATTACCAGCCTGCCGGCTTTACTGGCCCTAGCACCCGCGCGCAGCTTTTCTGGACCTTGGTGCCATTTGCCATCCTGCTTTACATCGACTTCATCCTAATGGGCATCCCCGCCTTTCATAGCGTGGTCGCCATGGAAGATACCCGCACTGACGCCGACATGGTGATCAAGGTCACCGGCTCGCAATGGCGCTGGCAATACGAATACATGGACGGCCCGGCCAAAGGCATCAGCTTTGTCAGCAACATGACCACCCCCCAGGAGCAGATCAATAACCAGGCTGCCAAAAATCCGGAGTATCTGCTGGAGGTAGACAACCCCCTGGTCCTCCCCACCGACAAGAAAGTACGTGTCCTGCTCACCTCCAGCGATGTCATCCACAACTGGTGGATTCCGGCTTTTGGCGCGGCGCGCGATGCCATTCCGGGCTTCCTGCGTGAAACCTGGGTCAAGATCGAGGAGCCAGGCACCTTCCGTGGTCAATGCAAGGAGCTGTGCGGCAAGGGCCATGGCTTTATGCCTGCGGTAGTCATTGCCAAAAACGAGGAGGATTTCAATGCCTGGGCCACCAGTAAAAAAGCCGAGCTGCAAGCCGCCGCTGCCGGCGCTGACAAGGAGTGGACCAAAGAAGACCTGATTGCCAATGGCAAGGGCATCTACGAGAAAAACTGCGCTGTTTGCCATCAGGTAGGCGGCCAGGGCCTGCCACCCGCCTTCCCGGCCCTGACCGGCAGCAAGATTGCCACCGGCCCGATCCTGGACAAGGACAACAAGATGGTCAAAGACGGACATCTTGACCGGGTGATGAATGGCAAGGGCGTCATGCCCGCCTGGAAAGGCATTTTGAACGATACCGAAATTGCTTCCGTGATCACCTACGAGCGCAATGCGCTGGGCAATAGTTTGGGCGATATGTTGCAGCCCGCTCAAGTAAAGGCCATGCGTTAAGCCATATCCCATCTGCATCAAGGATTTAAAGGAGTTCGAAAATGAGTTACAGCACCACAGTCGACCATGAAGAACATCACGATCATCCAAGCGGAATGCTGCGCTGGCTGACCACCACCAACCACAAAGACATAGGCACCATGTACCTCACCTTCTCGCTCATCATGTTCATGGTGGGCGGGGCGATGATCATGGCGGTACGCGCCGAGCTGTTTCAGCCGGGCCTTCAGCTCATGCATCCCGAGTTCTATAACCAGCTGATAGGCGTGCATGCCCTGGTGATGATTTTTGCGGCGCTCATGCCCGCTGCCACTGGCTTCGCCAACTGGATGCTGCCTTTGCAAATAGGCGCGCCGGATATGGCCCTGCCCCGCCTCAATAACTGGGGTTTCTGGCTGCTGCCCCCGGCTGCCATCCTGCTTACACTGCCCTTTACCCTGGCTTTGT
This genomic window contains:
- a CDS encoding DUF2244 domain-containing protein, coding for MASNFVEVSFIARPNCALSLKGKLSVVASIALLSLVIALVFTMAGAWLVLPFAGLELIAVAYAFYFIHRHAADYESIVINETHLAIEKHDIHTHRQIVMQRYWAQVQLRNRPYGEQALFVRSHGKEVELGHRFMNNEQRLELAHQLQQAIQYGR
- the coxB gene encoding cytochrome c oxidase subunit II, whose product is MARLRITRIWQCLLGALLPLTAHADYAWNFPKPVTPMALDTLQVHNKFMIIVMVIFVVVLGIMIYSIVMHRKSRDYQPAGFTGPSTRAQLFWTLVPFAILLYIDFILMGIPAFHSVVAMEDTRTDADMVIKVTGSQWRWQYEYMDGPAKGISFVSNMTTPQEQINNQAAKNPEYLLEVDNPLVLPTDKKVRVLLTSSDVIHNWWIPAFGAARDAIPGFLRETWVKIEEPGTFRGQCKELCGKGHGFMPAVVIAKNEEDFNAWATSKKAELQAAAAGADKEWTKEDLIANGKGIYEKNCAVCHQVGGQGLPPAFPALTGSKIATGPILDKDNKMVKDGHLDRVMNGKGVMPAWKGILNDTEIASVITYERNALGNSLGDMLQPAQVKAMR
- a CDS encoding Yip1 family protein translates to MHPLTLFKLFFAPVAGWQSLLQGQPSIHRLYLLHVIPFSLIPAAMLYIAGSAHSFAFLELMPGNKLLLVSIAFFIVQLVVVPIMASIVRQLAEVADIHPTYRESFILAAVAPTPLWMAPIFLLVPDIYVNLAIASLAMMASAGFIYFGIPTIFNIRDSGQSALFFGAVFMAGVIAWGFLMICTLVVWGSIQNLLVN